In a genomic window of Streptococcus mitis NCTC 12261:
- a CDS encoding gamma-glutamyl-gamma-aminobutyrate hydrolase family protein codes for MARTVVGVAANLCPVDAEGKNIHSSVSCRFAESIRQVGGLPLVIPVGDESVVRDYVEMIDKLILTGGQNVHPQFYGEKKTIESDDYNLVRDEFELALLKEALRQNKPIMAICRGVQLVNVAFGGTLNQEIEGHWQGLPFGTSHSIETVEGSVVAKLFGKESQVNSVHRQSIKDLAPNFRVTAIDPRDQTIEAIESIDEHRIIGLQWHPEFLVNEEDGNLELFEYLLNEL; via the coding sequence ATGGCTAGAACGGTTGTAGGAGTTGCTGCAAATCTATGTCCCGTAGACGCAGAGGGCAAAAACATTCATTCATCTGTATCTTGTAGATTCGCAGAGAGCATTCGTCAAGTCGGTGGTCTCCCTTTAGTCATTCCTGTTGGTGATGAGTCAGTTGTTCGCGATTATGTAGAAATGATTGACAAACTTATCTTGACAGGCGGTCAAAATGTCCATCCTCAGTTTTATGGAGAGAAAAAGACCATCGAGAGTGATGATTACAACCTAGTGCGTGACGAATTTGAATTGGCGCTCTTGAAAGAAGCGCTTCGTCAGAATAAACCAATCATGGCAATCTGTCGCGGTGTCCAACTTGTCAATGTTGCCTTTGGGGGAACTCTCAATCAAGAAATCGAAGGCCACTGGCAAGGACTACCTTTCGGGACATCTCATTCTATTGAGACAGTAGAAGGAAGTGTGGTGGCTAAGTTATTTGGAAAAGAAAGTCAAGTTAATTCCGTTCATCGTCAGAGTATTAAAGATTTGGCACCTAATTTCCGTGTAACTGCTATTGACCCAAGAGACCAGACCATCGAAGCGATTGAGTCTATCGATGAGCACCGCATTATTGGTTTGCAGTGGCATCCAGAGTTTCTGGTTAATGAAGAAGATGGCAATTTAGAATTATTTGAGTATTTATTGAATGAACTGTAA
- the patB gene encoding multidrug efflux ABC transporter subunit PatB — translation MKTVQFFWNYFKVYKLSFVVVILMIVLATLAQALFPVFSGQAVTELANLVQAYQNGNPELVWQSLSGIMVNLGLLVLVLFISSVIYMCLMTRVIAESTNEMRKGLFGKLARLTVSFFDRRQDGDILSRFTSDLDNILQAFNESLIQVMSNIVLYIGLILVMFSRNVTLALITIASTPVAFLMLIFIVKMARKYTNLQQKEVGKLNAYMDESISGQKAVIVQGIQEDMMAGFLEQNERVRKATFKGRMFSGILFPVMNGMSLVNTAIVIFAGSAVLLNDKSIETSTALGLIVMFAQFSQQYYQPIIQVAASWGSLQLAFTGAERIQEMFDAEEEIRPKNAPTFTQLQEGVEISHIDFSYLPDKPILKDVSISAPKGQMTAVVGPTGSGKTTIMNLINRFYDVNAGGIYFDGKDIRDYDLDSLRSKVGIVLQDSVLFSGTIRDNIRFGVPDASQEMVEAAAKATHIHDYIESLPDKYDTLIDDDQSIFSTGQKQLISIARTLMTDPEVLILDEATSNVDTVTESKIQHAMEAVVAGRTSFVIAHRLKTILNADQIIVLKDGEVIERGSHHELLKLGGFYSELYHNQFVFE, via the coding sequence ATGAAGACAGTTCAATTTTTTTGGAATTATTTTAAAGTCTATAAGCTATCATTTGTAGTTGTTATCCTGATGATTGTTCTGGCGACTCTTGCCCAAGCTCTCTTTCCGGTATTTTCTGGACAAGCGGTAACAGAGTTAGCTAATTTAGTTCAAGCTTATCAAAATGGCAATCCAGAACTTGTTTGGCAAAGCCTATCAGGAATCATGGTCAATCTTGGTCTGCTAGTTTTGGTTCTATTTATCTCCAGTGTGATATACATGTGTCTCATGACGCGCGTGATTGCAGAATCGACCAACGAGATGCGCAAAGGCCTCTTTGGCAAGCTTGCTCGGTTGACTGTTTCTTTCTTTGACCGCCGACAAGATGGCGATATCCTGTCTCGTTTTACCAGTGATTTGGATAATATCCTCCAAGCTTTTAACGAAAGCTTGATTCAGGTCATGAGCAACATCGTTCTATACATTGGTCTGATTCTTGTCATGTTTTCGAGAAATGTGACGCTGGCCCTCATCACTATTGCCAGTACACCAGTGGCCTTTCTCATGCTGATTTTTATCGTGAAAATGGCACGGAAATATACCAACCTCCAGCAGAAAGAGGTAGGGAAGCTCAATGCCTATATGGATGAAAGTATCTCAGGTCAAAAAGCCGTGATTGTGCAAGGTATTCAAGAGGATATGATGGCAGGATTTCTTGAACAAAATGAGCGCGTGCGCAAGGCAACCTTTAAAGGAAGAATGTTCTCAGGAATTCTTTTCCCTGTCATGAATGGGATGAGTCTGGTCAACACAGCCATCGTCATCTTTGCTGGTTCAGCTGTACTTTTGAATGATAAGTCTATTGAAACAAGTACAGCCCTAGGTTTGATTGTTATGTTTGCCCAATTTTCACAGCAGTACTACCAGCCTATTATTCAAGTTGCGGCAAGTTGGGGAAGCCTTCAGTTAGCCTTTACAGGTGCTGAACGGATTCAGGAAATGTTTGATGCAGAGGAAGAAATTCGACCTAAAAATGCTCCGACCTTCACTCAGTTGCAAGAAGGTGTTGAAATTAGTCATATTGATTTTTCATACTTGCCTGATAAACCCATTTTGAAAGATGTCAGCATTTCTGCTCCTAAAGGCCAGATGACAGCGGTTGTTGGTCCGACTGGGTCAGGGAAAACGACTATTATGAACCTCATCAATCGCTTTTATGATGTTAATGCTGGTGGGATTTATTTTGACGGTAAAGACATCCGTGACTATGATTTAGATAGTCTCAGAAGCAAGGTGGGAATTGTCTTGCAAGATTCGGTCTTGTTTAGCGGAACGATTCGAGACAATATCCGTTTTGGTGTGCCAGATGCTAGTCAAGAAATGGTTGAGGCAGCAGCCAAGGCAACCCATATTCACGACTACATCGAAAGCTTGCCTGATAAGTACGATACTCTTATAGATGATGACCAGAGCATCTTCTCGACAGGACAAAAGCAATTGATTTCTATCGCTCGAACCCTGATGACAGATCCAGAGGTTCTCATTCTCGATGAAGCCACTTCGAACGTAGATACTGTGACAGAAAGCAAGATTCAGCATGCCATGGAGGCGGTTGTAGCAGGCAGAACTAGTTTCGTCATTGCCCATCGTTTGAAGACTATCCTCAATGCAGACCAGATTATTGTCCTTAAAGATGGAGAAGTCATTGAACGCGGTAGCCACCATGAACTCTTGAAACTGGGTGGCTTCTATTCAGAACTCTATCACAATCAATTTGTTTTTGAATAA
- a CDS encoding glucose-6-phosphate isomerase codes for MSHIKFDYSKVLDKFVAPHEVEYMQSQVTAADELIRKGTGAGSDFLGWLDLPENYDREEFDRILKAAEQIKSDSDVLVVIGIGGSYLGAKAAIDFLNHHFANLQTKEERKAPQILYAGNSISSTYLADLVEYVADKDFSVNVISKSGTTTEPAIAFRVFKELLVKKYGQEEANKRIYATTDRQKGAVKVEADANGWETFVVPDDIGGRFSVLTAVGLLPIAASGADIKALMEGANAARKDYTSDKISENEAYQYAAVRNILYRKGYATEILVNYEPSLQYFSEWWKQLAGESEGKDQKGIYPTSANFSTDLHSLGQFIQEGTRIMFETVVRVDKPRKNVIIPSLEEDLDGLGYLQGKDVDFVNKKATDGVLLAHTDGDVPNMYVTLPEQDAFTLGYTIYFFELAIALSGYLNAINPFDQPGVEAYKRNMFALLGKPGFEELSKELNARL; via the coding sequence ATGTCACATATTAAATTTGATTATTCAAAAGTTTTAGACAAATTTGTTGCACCACATGAAGTGGAATACATGCAATCACAAGTAACAGCAGCAGATGAATTGATCCGTAAAGGAACTGGTGCTGGTAGCGACTTCTTGGGATGGTTGGACCTTCCTGAAAACTATGACCGCGAAGAATTTGACCGCATCTTGAAAGCTGCTGAGCAAATCAAATCAGACAGCGATGTTTTGGTTGTAATCGGTATCGGTGGATCTTACCTTGGTGCGAAAGCAGCAATCGACTTCTTGAACCACCACTTTGCAAACTTGCAAACAAAAGAAGAACGCAAGGCTCCACAAATCCTTTACGCAGGAAACTCAATCTCATCTACTTACCTTGCTGACTTGGTAGAGTACGTAGCTGACAAAGACTTCTCGGTAAACGTGATTTCTAAATCAGGTACAACAACTGAACCAGCTATCGCTTTCCGTGTCTTCAAAGAACTTTTGGTTAAGAAATACGGTCAAGAAGAAGCAAACAAACGTATCTATGCAACAACTGACCGCCAAAAAGGCGCTGTTAAGGTTGAAGCAGATGCTAACGGTTGGGAAACATTTGTTGTTCCAGATGATATCGGTGGACGCTTCTCAGTATTGACAGCCGTTGGTTTGCTTCCAATCGCAGCATCAGGAGCTGACATCAAAGCCCTTATGGAAGGTGCGAATGCAGCTCGCAAAGACTACACTTCAGATAAAATCTCTGAAAACGAAGCTTACCAATACGCAGCAGTTCGTAACATCCTTTACCGTAAAGGCTATGCAACTGAGATCTTGGTAAACTACGAGCCATCACTTCAATACTTCTCAGAATGGTGGAAACAATTGGCTGGTGAATCAGAAGGAAAAGACCAAAAAGGTATCTACCCAACTTCAGCCAACTTCTCAACTGACTTGCACTCACTTGGTCAATTTATCCAAGAAGGAACTCGTATCATGTTTGAAACAGTTGTCCGTGTTGACAAACCTCGTAAAAACGTGATTATCCCTAGCTTGGAAGAAGACCTTGATGGACTTGGTTACCTTCAAGGAAAAGACGTTGACTTTGTAAACAAAAAAGCAACTGACGGTGTTCTTCTTGCCCACACAGATGGTGATGTACCAAACATGTACGTGACTCTTCCAGAGCAAGATGCTTTCACTCTTGGTTACACAATCTACTTCTTCGAATTGGCTATCGCTCTTTCAGGTTACTTGAATGCTATCAACCCATTTGACCAACCAGGTGTTGAAGCTTACAAACGTAACATGTTTGCCCTTCTTGGAAAACCAGGATTTGAAGAATTGAGCAAAGAACTTAACGCACGTCTATAA
- the gltX gene encoding glutamate--tRNA ligase, producing the protein MSKDIRVRYAPSPTGLLHIGNARTALFNYLYARHHGGTFIIRIEDTDRKRHVEDGERSQLENLRWLGMDWDESPETHENYRQSERLDLYQKFIDQLLVEGKAYKSYVTEEELATERERQEAAGETPRYINEYLGMSEEEKAAYIAEREAAGIIPTVRLAVNESGIYKWHDMVKGDIEFEGGNIGGDWVIQKKDGYPTYNFAVVIDDHDMQISHVIRGDDHIANTPKQLMVYEALGWEAPEFGHMTLIINSETGKKLSKRDTNTLQFIEDYRKKGYLPEAVFNFIALLGWNPGGEDEIFSREELIKLFDENRLSKSPAAFDQKKLDWMSNDYIKNADLETIFEMAKPFLEEAGRLTDKAEKLVELYKPQMKSVDEIIPLTDLFFSDFPELTEAEREVMAGETVPTVLEAFKAKLEAMTDDEFVTENIFPQIKAVQKETGIKGKNLFMPIRIAVSGEMHGPELPDTIFLLGREKSIQHIENMLKEISK; encoded by the coding sequence ATGTCAAAAGATATCCGCGTACGTTACGCACCAAGTCCAACAGGACTACTACACATCGGGAATGCCCGTACAGCATTGTTCAACTACCTTTACGCACGTCATCATGGTGGAACTTTTATTATCCGTATCGAAGATACTGACCGTAAACGCCATGTCGAAGATGGTGAACGTTCACAACTTGAAAACCTTCGTTGGTTAGGTATGGATTGGGATGAAAGCCCAGAAACACATGAAAATTACCGCCAGTCTGAGCGTTTGGACTTGTATCAAAAATTCATCGATCAATTGCTAGTTGAAGGAAAAGCCTACAAATCTTACGTTACAGAAGAAGAGTTGGCAACTGAACGCGAACGCCAAGAAGCAGCTGGTGAAACACCTCGCTACATTAACGAATACCTTGGTATGAGTGAAGAAGAAAAAGCAGCTTACATCGCAGAACGTGAAGCAGCTGGTATCATTCCAACAGTTCGTTTGGCGGTCAATGAGTCAGGTATCTACAAGTGGCATGATATGGTTAAAGGTGATATCGAATTTGAAGGTGGCAATATTGGTGGTGACTGGGTTATCCAAAAGAAAGACGGTTACCCAACTTACAACTTTGCCGTTGTCATCGATGACCATGATATGCAAATTTCTCACGTAATCCGTGGAGATGACCACATTGCTAATACACCAAAACAGCTTATGGTCTATGAAGCACTTGGTTGGGAAGCTCCAGAGTTCGGTCATATGACCTTGATTATCAACTCTGAAACTGGGAAAAAATTGTCTAAACGTGACACCAACACCCTTCAGTTTATCGAAGACTACCGTAAAAAAGGTTATTTACCAGAAGCAGTCTTTAACTTTATTGCTCTTCTTGGTTGGAACCCAGGTGGCGAAGATGAAATCTTCTCTCGTGAAGAACTCATTAAACTTTTCGATGAAAACCGCCTGAGCAAGTCTCCAGCAGCCTTTGACCAGAAAAAACTCGACTGGATGAGCAATGATTATATCAAGAATGCAGACCTAGAAACTATCTTTGAAATGGCAAAACCATTCTTAGAGGAAGCAGGCCGTTTAACTGACAAGGCTGAAAAATTAGTTGAGCTCTATAAACCACAAATGAAATCAGTAGATGAGATTATCCCATTGACAGATCTCTTCTTCTCAGATTTTCCAGAATTGACAGAAGCAGAGCGCGAAGTCATGGCGGGAGAAACAGTCCCAACAGTTCTTGAAGCCTTCAAAGCAAAACTTGAAGCGATGACAGATGATGAATTTGTAACAGAGAATATCTTCCCACAAATCAAAGCTGTTCAAAAAGAAACAGGTATCAAAGGGAAAAATCTCTTCATGCCAATTCGCATCGCAGTTTCAGGTGAAATGCATGGACCAGAATTGCCAGATACTATCTTCTTGTTAGGCCGTGAAAAATCAATCCAGCATATCGAAAACATGCTAAAAGAAATCTCTAAATAA
- the patA gene encoding multidrug efflux ABC transporter subunit PatA, which produces MLIQKIKTYKWQALASLLMTGLMVASSLLQPRYLQEVLDALLAGNYEAIYSIGAWLIGVALLGLVAGGLNVVLAAYIAQGVSSDLREDAFRKIQTFSYANIEQFNAGNLVVRMTNDINQIQNVVMMTFQILFRLPLLFIGSFILAVQTLPSLWWVIVLMVVLIFGLTAVMMGMMGPRFAKFQTLLERINAIAKENLRGVRVVKSFVQEKEQFAKFTEVSDELLGQNLYIGYAFSVVEPFMMLVGYGAVFFSIWLVAGMVQSDPSVVGSIASFVNYLSQIIFTIVMVGFLGNSVSRAMISMRRIREILDAEPAMTFKDVPDEDLVGSLSFENVTFTYPMDKEPMLKDVSFTIEPGQMVGVVGATGAGKSTLAQLIPRLFDPQEGAIKIGGKDIREVSEGTLRKTVSIVLQRAILFSGTIADNLRQGKGDATLFEMERAANIAQASEFIHRMEKTFESPVEERGTNFSGGQKQRMSIARGIVSNPRILIFDDSTSALDAKSERLVQEALNKDLKGTTTIIIAQKISSVVHADKILVLDQGRLIGQGTHADLVANNSVYREIYETQKGKEE; this is translated from the coding sequence ATGCTGATTCAGAAAATAAAAACCTACAAGTGGCAGGCCTTGGCTTCGCTCCTGATGACAGGCTTGATGGTTGCTAGTTCACTTCTGCAGCCGCGTTATCTGCAGGAAGTGTTAGATGCCCTCCTTGCTGGGAACTATGAAGCTATTTATAGTATCGGGGCTTGGTTGATTGGTGTGGCCCTGCTCGGTTTGGTTGCTGGTGGGCTCAATGTTGTCCTCGCAGCCTATATTGCCCAAGGAGTTTCATCTGACCTTCGGGAGGATGCCTTCCGTAAAATCCAAACATTTTCTTATGCTAATATTGAACAATTTAATGCGGGAAATCTAGTCGTTCGAATGACAAATGATATCAACCAGATTCAGAACGTCGTCATGATGACCTTCCAAATTCTTTTCAGGCTCCCCCTCTTGTTCATCGGTTCGTTTATCTTGGCGGTTCAAACCTTACCTTCTCTGTGGTGGGTGATTGTTCTCATGGTAGTCTTGATTTTTGGTTTGACTGCTGTCATGATGGGTATGATGGGGCCTCGTTTTGCCAAGTTTCAAACCCTTCTTGAACGCATCAATGCCATTGCAAAGGAAAATTTGCGTGGCGTTCGTGTGGTCAAGTCCTTTGTCCAAGAAAAAGAGCAGTTTGCTAAGTTTACGGAGGTTTCAGACGAGCTACTCGGTCAAAATCTTTACATCGGTTATGCCTTTTCAGTAGTGGAACCTTTCATGATGTTGGTCGGTTATGGGGCGGTATTTTTCTCTATTTGGCTAGTTGCGGGGATGGTTCAGTCGGATCCGTCAGTTGTTGGCTCCATTGCTTCCTTTGTCAATTACCTGAGCCAGATTATCTTTACCATTGTCATGGTTGGATTTTTGGGAAATTCTGTCAGTCGTGCTATGATTTCTATGCGTCGTATTCGAGAAATTCTTGACGCAGAGCCAGCCATGACCTTCAAGGATGTGCCAGATGAAGACTTGGTAGGAAGTCTTAGCTTTGAAAATGTAACCTTTACCTATCCAATGGACAAGGAACCGATGCTGAAAGATGTGAGCTTTACTATCGAACCTGGTCAAATGGTTGGTGTCGTTGGAGCGACTGGTGCAGGAAAATCAACCTTGGCTCAATTGATTCCACGTCTCTTTGACCCACAGGAGGGTGCTATCAAAATTGGAGGCAAGGATATTCGAGAAGTGAGTGAAGGAACCCTGCGTAAAACAGTTTCTATCGTTCTCCAACGTGCCATTCTCTTTAGTGGAACGATTGCAGATAACTTGAGACAGGGTAAGGGAGATGCTACTTTATTTGAAATGGAGCGCGCAGCCAATATTGCTCAAGCCAGTGAATTCATTCATCGTATGGAGAAAACCTTTGAAAGTCCAGTTGAAGAAAGGGGAACCAACTTTTCAGGTGGGCAAAAACAAAGGATGTCGATTGCCCGTGGAATTGTCAGCAATCCACGTATTCTGATTTTTGACGATTCGACCTCAGCCTTGGATGCCAAGTCAGAGCGCCTGGTTCAGGAAGCCTTGAATAAGGACTTGAAGGGAACGACAACCATTATCATCGCTCAAAAGATTAGCTCGGTTGTTCATGCAGATAAAATCTTGGTTCTAGATCAAGGACGATTGATTGGTCAAGGTACGCATGCAGACTTGGTTGCCAACAATTCCGTTTACCGTGAAATCTACGAAACACAGAAAGGAAAGGAGGAGTAA
- a CDS encoding cytidine deaminase family protein → MDIWEKMYEEAQKLYNPHEVSDFVYANHVVAAVEAEDGQIFTGFCMEGTCGVFHLCAERAALFNMYQFSGQTKVKKVLAFREQPPYGGSSGMPCGACREFLLELNAENKDAEVMMDYDTRKTVKVAELMPYWWGEERASKFNNQ, encoded by the coding sequence ATGGATATCTGGGAAAAGATGTACGAAGAAGCACAGAAATTGTATAATCCACATGAAGTATCTGATTTTGTTTATGCGAATCATGTCGTTGCCGCAGTAGAAGCAGAAGATGGACAAATATTTACAGGATTCTGTATGGAGGGAACCTGTGGTGTTTTCCATCTCTGCGCAGAGCGGGCAGCACTCTTCAATATGTACCAATTTTCGGGACAAACTAAGGTTAAAAAAGTCTTAGCCTTTCGAGAGCAACCACCTTATGGTGGAAGTTCGGGTATGCCTTGTGGCGCTTGCAGAGAGTTCCTCTTAGAGTTGAACGCTGAAAATAAGGACGCAGAAGTCATGATGGACTACGATACAAGAAAGACGGTTAAAGTTGCAGAACTAATGCCCTATTGGTGGGGAGAAGAACGTGCTTCTAAGTTTAATAATCAATAG